The stretch of DNA TTACAAGGATCTCCAGCTTCATCATCGACAAGCCTGCTGGCAAGCGGCCATGCGACAGAGACGAGATGGAGAGGCTGGAGATGGCGCACATCAAGATGGAGGCCGCGCTGCAGCTGTCCGACCGGTGGCAGATCACCGCCGCGCCGGTGCTCCTCTGGCGGAGCAAGCTGAAGCGTGCCGCCCAGGAGTGCGACGACACGCTGCGCCTCTGCAGGCAGCGCCAGCGCGCCGTGGTAGATGAAGAGCTCAGGCGGCAGGCATCCTCGCTCCCCACGCGCATCGCCCACGCGGCCAAGTCGCTCGTGTCATCTCTCGTCAGCCGCGGCAAGGACGTCGGCGAACCGGTCCCCGTCCGGAGCTTCGAGAGGTTCGCGGAGGGCGCCGGCGAGTTCGTCAGGTTCGTGGAGCTGGGCGGGACCCCGCGGCAGCACCTCTTCTTCGACCCGCTCATCGGCCACCTCCTCGCGGGCAAGACGGCGCGGTACCAGGCGCTGCAGGGCGGCAGGTTCTACTACCTCGGCATCCGGCCCACGAGCTTCGCGGAGCGCGGGGTGGAGGCCATGGTCGGCTTCGTCCTCCAGGACTTCAGGGCGCCTGCCAAGAGCTTCAGCTCGAGGTTCATGCTGCGCCTCTCCGAGAGCAGCGACGTGCTCGGGATCATAGCCAGGTGCATGTGAAACAAGAGGCTGGAAGCGCATGCCGGGGCAGGGGCGCATTGCGTGTT from Triticum urartu cultivar G1812 chromosome 3, Tu2.1, whole genome shotgun sequence encodes:
- the LOC125547766 gene encoding uncharacterized protein LOC125547766, whose translation is MAEIVASAVVGETLTRISSFIIDKPAGKRPCDRDEMERLEMAHIKMEAALQLSDRWQITAAPVLLWRSKLKRAAQECDDTLRLCRQRQRAVVDEELRRQASSLPTRIAHAAKSLVSSLVSRGKDVGEPVPVRSFERFAEGAGEFVRFVELGGTPRQHLFFDPLIGHLLAGKTARYQALQGGRFYYLGIRPTSFAERGVEAMVGFVLQDFRAPAKSFSSRFMLRLSESSDVLGIIARCM